The Mangrovibacterium diazotrophicum DNA window CGTCAGTCTGTTCTCGATATGCAGACGTATTTTCCGATAAGCGTCAATCACTTTATCACCCTTGGTCATGGTGTCGTAAATCTTCTTAATCAGCTGCCTGTCGGTTACCCAAACGAAACTGGCTTTAAAATTAAGATCATAAACCAAAGACATCAGAAAAAGTTTAAAATCGGCTAACGATTGAAGGTCCTTTTTCAGAACCGGTTTTTCAGCAATCAGGCTTTTTAATACAGCATCGCTGGCCAATCCCATTTTGGGCAGGTTGTAGCTGATGGTTGGCAGGCTGAATGTTCCGTCACGTTTCAGTAAGGAAACAGCCAGTTCCCAATTGTCCATTTTGTCGGCATCGCGAAGGATTTGAGCAAACAACATCACCTTTTTTTCTTTCGATGAAAAGCTGAATTTGTTGTGACCGGCAATCACTTCCGTTATCAATTTGCGCTCTTCCTCTTCCATTTTGAGAAAGAACTCCTGCTCCGAAATCAGTTGAATACTCAATTCAGCATGATCCTCGGATGTCGTATCATCGAAGTGTTTGTATTTTTCAAATTGAACGAAACGACCAACATCGTGCAGCAAACCAATTAATTCAATGATATGCTGATCCTCGGGCTCCAGTTCCAGAGCTTTGGCCAGGTAAAGACAATTGGCTGCCACCCGCAACGAGTGGTCTCTCTTCATTTGTAAATTCTCAGAAACAGAGAAGTCGGAGGCTTTTATAAACTTCTTCGCCAGTTCCCCGAAAAACTCTTTCCCTTCATCAAGCTTAGTATGACTCATAAATAACATTCGCAATTGAAGGCAAAAATAGATTATTTCGTTGGTTTATGACCGAAAGTGCAAACCATTTTATTAACAGTCACCCGCTTATTAATGGTGCTGAAGTTTTTTAAAAATTATACGGGGGAAAAGAATGTTTTACTATTTTTGCATCGCTTTCGGCCCCATAGTTCAATGGATAGAATATCAGATTCCGGTTCTGACGATATGAGTTCGAGTCTCGTTGGGGTCACAAAAAGCCGCGGTTTCCGCGGCTTTTGTTGTTTTAAAGCGAATAAAAATCTTCTAAATATTTCGCCAATTTAACCTTGCTATCAACTTCTGTATATCAAAAGAAGTTTCTTTTCAAAGTCGTTTGTATTTTTGAAAACTTACGATTTTGCTTCGATCAATACAAAGACAATTCGGAAGATATCTAGCTAATCAACAAATTCAAATATCGCTGTTTTCGTACTTTCTGAATTCAATCCAATCTCAACTCTGAATTCTCCGGCTTCCGCCTGGTACTCCAATTCCGAATTATAAAACATCAGATCGTCGACCGTAATTTTAAATCGAACAGTCTTTGTTTCACCCGGTTTCAGAAAAACCTTTTGAAAATGTTTTAACTCTTTTCGTGGTCGGGTAACCGAAGCCTCCAAATCCCGCAAGTAAAGTTGAACCGTTTCCTCGCCGGCCATTTCACCGGTGTTGGTCAGGTTAATCGTAGCCGTTAGCGTATCATTCTCTGCAAAAGCATTCTTGTCCAGCTGAATATCGCTCACATCAAACGAGGTATAACTTAAGCCAAATCCAAACGGATAAAGTGGCGTATTGGGAACGTCGAGGTAGCGACTCGTATATTTCACGCCTTCCCAAAACGGACGGCCAGTGGTTTTCATACTGTAGTACACCGGCACCTGCCCCACTTTACGCGGAAACGACATGGTTAATTTTCCGGAAGGGTTGAAATCGCCGTAAAGAATGTCTGCCACGGCATTGCCGGTTTGCGAACCTGCCGACCAACATTGCAGGATTGCGGCACAGTTTGCGTCTTCCCACTCCAGCGTGAGCGGCCGTCCGGTTAGCAAAACAAGCACCACCGGT harbors:
- a CDS encoding HD domain-containing protein, which produces MSHTKLDEGKEFFGELAKKFIKASDFSVSENLQMKRDHSLRVAANCLYLAKALELEPEDQHIIELIGLLHDVGRFVQFEKYKHFDDTTSEDHAELSIQLISEQEFFLKMEEEERKLITEVIAGHNKFSFSSKEKKVMLFAQILRDADKMDNWELAVSLLKRDGTFSLPTISYNLPKMGLASDAVLKSLIAEKPVLKKDLQSLADFKLFLMSLVYDLNFKASFVWVTDRQLIKKIYDTMTKGDKVIDAYRKIRLHIENRLTEK